In Pyricularia oryzae 70-15 chromosome 2, whole genome shotgun sequence, one genomic interval encodes:
- a CDS encoding NADPH-cytochrome P450 reductase, variant, with the protein MAELDTLDIIVLGLILCGTIAYFTKGKYWGVVKDPYAASFANTNGPKTGKTRNIVEKMEETGKNCVIFYGSQTGTAEDYASRLAKEGKSRFGLETMVADLEDYDYENLDTVPSDKIVMFVLATYGEGEPTDNAVDFYEFITGEDVSFSEGSTLDNLNYVAFGLGNNTYEHYNSMVRNVNKALEKLGAHRIGDAGEGDDGAGTMEEDFLAWKDPMWAALAEKMGLEEREAVYEPVFSVTEREGLTVESPEVYLGEPNKMHLEGTAKGPFNAHNPYIAPIVKSYELFNVKDRNCLHIDVDVSGSNLTYQTGDHIAVWPTNPGEEVDCLLDVLGLTDKRDTVVSVRPLEPTAKVPFPAPTTYDAILRYHMEICAPVSRQFIATLAAFAPDEETKAEMTKLGGDKDYFSAKISKHYLNIARVLFNVGKGKKWNNIPFSAFIEGLTKLQPRYYSISSSSLVQPKVITITAVVEKQEIPGRDDPFRGVTTNYLLALKQKQNGEPHPEPFGRTFALAGPRDKYDGIKVPVHVRHSNFKLPSDSTKPIILVGPGTGVAPMRAFVQERAKQAENGEEVGKTILFFGCRKSTEDFLYKDEWDEYKKVLGDKFELVTAFSREGPKKVYVQHRLKERAQEINELLTKKAYIYVCGDAANMAREVNSVLGQIIAEQRGIPEAKAEEIVKNMRAANQYQEDVWS; encoded by the exons ATGGCCGAACTCGACACTCTGGACATCATTGTCCTCGGGCTGATCCTTTGCGGCACTATTGCGTATTTCACCAAGGGCAAATACTGGGGGGTAGTCAAAGACCCTTACGCAGCTTCATTTGCCAACACAAATGGACCCAAGACAGGCAAGACGAGAAACATTGTGGAGAAGATGGAGGAGACGGGCAAGAATTGTGTGATCTTCTACGGCTCGCAGACAGGTACCGCCGAGGACTACGCCTCCAGGCTTGCAAAGGAGGGAAAGAGCCGCTTCGGACTCGAGACAATGGTTGCCGATCTTGAGGACTACGACTACGAAAACCTGGACACCGTCCCGAGCGACAAGATTGTCATGTTTGTTCTCGCCACCTACGGAGAGGGCGAGCCTACCGACAACGCCGTGGACTTTTACGAGTTCATTACCGGAGAGGATGTCTCGTTTTCCGAAGGCAGCACTCTTGACAACCTGAACTACGTCGCTTTCGGTCTCGGCAACAACACCTATGAGCACTACAACTCCATGGTACGCAACGTCAACAAGGCCTTGGAGAAGCTTGGTGCGCACCGCATCGGCGACGCAGGAGAGGGCGATGACGGCGCTGGcacaatggaggaggactTCCTGGCCTGGAAGGACCCCATGTGGGCCGCCCTCGCTGAGAAGATGGGTCTTGAAGAGCGCGAGGCCGTCTACGAGCCCGTCTTTAGCGTGACTGAGCGTGAGGGACTCACCGTCGAATCTCCCGAAGTCTACCTCGGCGAGCCCAACAAGATGCACCTGGAGGGCACCGCCAAGGGACCCTTCAACGCTCACAACCCATACATTGCCCCCATTGTCAAATCGTATGAGCTTTTCAACGTCAAGGATCGCAATTGTCTGCACATCGACGTCGACGTCAGTGGCTCTAACCTGACGTACCAGACCGGTGACCACATCGCAGTCTGGCCTACTAACCCGGGCGAGGAGGTCGACTGCCTCCTCGATGTGCTTGGGCTTACGGACAAGCGTGACACCGTAGTCAGCGTCAGGCCTCTTGAGCCAACCGCAAAGGTTCCCTTCCCCGCACCTACGACGTACGATGCCATTCTCCGCTACCACATGGAGATATGTGCTCCGGTCTCGCGTCAATTCATTGCCACACTGGCCGCCTTTGCGCCCGATGAGGAAACCAAGGCGGAGATGACCAAGCTCGGCGGTGACAAGGACTACTTCTCAGCAAAGATCAGCAAGCACTACCTCAACATCGCACGAGTACTTTTCAATGttggcaagggcaagaagtGGAACAACATTCCTTTCTCCGCTTTCATCGAAGGTCTCACAAAGTTGCAGCCCAGGTACTACTCGATTTCGTCCTCCTCGTTGGTTCAGCCCAAGGTCATCACCATTACTGCTGTTGTAGAGAAGCAGGAGATTCCTGGCCGCGACGATCCATTCCGCGGTGTTACTACCAACTACCTCTTGGCCCTCAAGCAGAAGCAAAATGGAGAACCCCACCCAGAGCCGTTTGGTCGCACATTTGCGCTCGCGGGACCCAGGGACAAGTACGATGGAATCAAAGTTCCCGTCCACGTCCGCCATTCCAACTTCAAGCTGCCCTCAGACTCGACGAAGCCCATCATCCTTGTTGGACCGGGAACTGGCGTGGCTCCGATGAGGGCTTTTGTCCAGGAACGCGCCAAGCAAGCCGAGAACGGCGAAGAAGTTGGAAAGACGATATTGTTCTTTGGCTGCCGAAAGTCTACCGAGGACTTTTTGTACAAGGATGAGTGGGAT GAATACAAGAAGGTTCTTGGCGACAAGTTCGAGCTTGTCACCGCTTTTTCGAGAGAGGGTCCCAAGAAAGTCTACGTCCAGCACCGCCTGAAGGAGAGGGCTCAAGAGATCAACGAGCTCTTGACCAAGAAGGCTTACATCTACGTCTGCGGTGATGCGGCCAACATGGCTCGCGAGGTCAACTCTGTCCTGGGACAGATAATAGCGGAGCAGCGTGGCATTCCGGAGGCCAAGGCCGAGGAAATCGTCAAGAACATGAGGGCGGCAAACCAGTACCAG GAGGACGTCTGGTCCTAA
- a CDS encoding sporulation-specific protein 5: protein MGATFNDPNRRHTGVASGYPTVTESHNSIAAANAAMMPDGMGQMINQFQCLSFPAGAYVPTADPTNMVYNPYSQIHHLAGQAAAYDPMVQYHLGTGFPIAHPQTALMGPSTPRNVAAAHVPRELPTLENRRSSYSTSATESTPATPFFGAAGDRAHGARVLSTDRSTFTTPSPQQVLSSAVLGSISAKPTPVQDPELDRLLMQDPAIPRAVPAVFTDHVKTLEQCLENRISGNKNVYIRGLHPTTDDDLLLRYASRFGEVEQSKAIIDTSTGACKGFGFAKFKDIGDSQKCIRGFYRLGYEVGFARESFNARLKAEGDDMSTNLYISNLPKDITEPLLIHIFDPHPIASSKILRDSNGNSRGVGFARFESREVCERIIKNFNGLKLGVDGQEMQVRYADTPSQKELKRITAERRQYRTNEYNIGAYGTHAVGMSPSIYQQGSYGMRRSGSGGGSYNHTSRSVNVSGGYNGQGAQVTGRDSVQQNLTAPPTVTSDDGSGDEGVTIVDASPIGNVTAVSSPSVKKESKKEKA from the exons ATGGGAGCTACTTTCAACGACCCTAATCGTCGCCACACCGGCGTGGCCTCTGGATACCCCACCGTAACCGAGTCCCACAACTCCATTGCTGCTGCCAATGCCGCGATGATGCCGGATGGCATGGGCCAGATGATTAACCAGTTTCAGTGTCTGAGCTTTCCTGCCGGAGCCTACGTACCTACTGCTGATCCCACCAACATGGTCTACAACCCTTACAGCCAGATCCATCATCTCGCCGGTCAGGCTGCCGCCTATGACCCCATGGTTCAGTATCACCTAGGCACTGGTTTCCCTATTGCTCATCCACAGACCGCCCTGATGGGTCCTAGCACTCCCCGCAACGTGGCTGCTGCCCATGTACCTCGCGAGCTTCCCACTCTCGAGAACCGACGCAGCTCGTACTCGACCTCGGCTACCGAGTCTACGCCTGCTACCCCTTTCTTTGGCGCGGCTGGTGATCGTGCCCACGGTGCACGCGTTCTCTCTACTGATCGCTCGACGTTCACGACCCCTTCACCCCAGCAGGTTCTCAGTTCTGCTGTTCTTGGTTCAATCTCTGCCAAACCTACTCCCGTTCAAGACCCTGAGCTCGATCGCCTTCTCATGCAAGACCCCGCAATTCCCCGTGCCGTCCCTGCAGTCTTCACTGATCATGTCAAGACGCTTGAGCAGTGTCTCGAGAATCGCATTTCTGGCAACAAGAATGTCTACATCCGCGGCCTTCATCCTACCACAGACGATGATCTACTTCTGCGCTATGCCTCTCGCTTCGGGGAGGTAGAGCAATCCAAGGCAATCATCGACACTAGCACTGGTGCTTGCAAAGG CTTCGGatttgccaagttcaaggACATTGGCGACTCCCAGAAGTGCATCCGCGGCTTCTACCGTCTTGGCTACGAGGTCGGATTTGCTCGG GAGAGCTTCAACGCGCGCCTGAAGGCCGAGGGAGATGACATGTCGACAAACCTTTACATCTCCAATCTCCCCAAGGACATCACCGAGCCA CTTCTCATCCACATCTTTGACCCTCATCCCATTGCCAGCTCCAAGATCCTGAGGGATTCCAACGGAAACAGTCGCGGCGTGGGCTTTGCTCG CTTCGAGAGTCGGGAGGTATGTGAGAGGATCATCAAGAACTTCAATGGTCTCAAGCTCGGCGTCGATGGACAGGAGATGCAAGTCCGATACGCCGATACGCCGTCTCAGAAGGAGCTGAAGCGGATCACGGCTGAGCGTCGCCAGTACCGCACCAACGAGTATAACATCGGCGCCTATGGCACCCACGCCGTCGGCATGAGCCCCAGTATCTATCAACAGGGCTCTTACGGCATGCGTCGCTCTGGTTCTGGTGGTGGCAG CTACAACCATACGTCTCGCTCAGTCAATGTCTCTGGAGGCTACAACGGTCAAGGAGCTCAAGTCACGGGTCGCGATAGCGTTCA ACAGAACCTGACTGCACCCCCGACGGTTACCTCGGACGACGGTTCTGGTGATGAGGGTGTTACCATCGTCGACGCCTCGCCCATCGGTAATGTCACTGCTGTCTCTTCGCCTTCTGTCAAGAAAGAGtccaagaaggagaaggccTAA
- a CDS encoding atypical/RIO/RIO2 protein kinase yields the protein MKLDSKAMRHLTSEDWKVLTGVEQGSKNHEIVPTPLIEKLSRLRGGASGVHRSISNLAKVGLIARVKEAKYDGYRLTYGGLDYLALHTHSTKKAIYSVGTRIGVGKESDIMIVADDTGCQRVLKIHRLGRISFRTVKANRDYLKKRGQASGSWMYLSRLAAMKEFAFMQALREEGFPVPEPLSQSRHTIVMSLIDAYPLRQISSVPNPAALYAELMLLILRLAKHGLIHGDFNEFNILLKEEKDKKNHASSTESAENGSSEVGAALPTPILIDFPQMVSMDHPNAEMYFDRDVACIKRFFERRFHFSSDEPGPFYKDALKTVGADGARRLDATVEASGFTKKMSKDLEKAIQEEAASRREQTNDIDGEFEGSDAEQDSDAEAESEQADLNGSGQTEHDASDSKLPLTGIEAAVQGTKISDTS from the exons ATGAAACTCGATTCCAAGGCGATGCGCCACCTCACCTCGGAGGACTGGAAGGTTCTCACGGGT GTTGAGCAAGGCAGTAAGAACCACGAAATCGTACCGACGCCTCTGATCGAGAAGCTCTCTCGGTTGCGAGGTGGCGCCAGCGGCGTGCACAGGAGCATCTCGAACCTGGCCAAGGTCGGCCTCATTGCACGCGTCAAGGAGGCCAAGTACGATGGCTACCGCCTGACTTACGGCGGACTCGACTACCTCGCCCTGCACACGCACTCCACAAAGAAGGCCATTTACTCTGTCGGCACCCGCATCGGCGTCGGCAAGGAGAGCGACATAATGATCGTCGCCGACGACACGGGCTGCCAGCGTGTCCTCAAGATCCACCGTCTTGGTCGCATCTCGTTCCGGACCGTCAAGGCCAACCGTGACTACCTCAAAAAGCGCGGTCAGGCCTCCGGGTCCTGGATGTATCTGTCCAGGCTGGCGGCTATGAAGGAGTTCGCCTTCATGCAGGCCCTGAGGGAGGAAGGCTTCCCCGTGCCCGAACCATTGAGCCAGTCCCGTCACACCATTGTCATGTCCCTGATAGATGCGTATCCTTTGCGCCAGATCTCCTCTGTGCCAAACCCTGCCGCACTCTACGCAGAACTGATGCTTCTCATTCTGCGCTTGGCAAAGCATGGACTTatccacggcgatttcaacgAGTTCAACATCCTTCtcaaggaggagaaggacaagaagaaccACGCTTCAAGTACAGAGTCAGCAGAAAACGGCTCTTCGGAAGTTGGGGCCGCGCTGCCTACGCCCATACTGATAGACTTCCCGCAGATGGTTTCCATGGATCATCCCAACGCTGAGATGTACTTCGATCGGGATGTTGCCTGTATCAAACGCTTCTTTGAGCGTCGCTTCCACTTTTCTAGTGACGAGCCAGGCCCTTTTTACAAAGATGCACTAAAGACTGTAGGCGCTGATGGTGCTCGGCGACTCGATGCCACCGTAGAGGCCTCCGGATTCACTAAAAAGATGAGCAAGGACCTTGAGAAGGCCATCCAGGAAGAGGCTGCGTCTCGCCGCGAGCAAACGAACGATATTGATGGAGAGTTTGAAGGCTCTGACGCTGAGCAAGATTCAGACGCCGAGGCGGAGTCTGAGCAAGCCGATCTAAACGGCAGCGGCCAGACGGAGCATGATGCATCAGATTCAAAACTACCCTTGACAGGAATTGAGGCGGCAGTGCAAGGTACCAAGATCAGCGACACATCATGA
- a CDS encoding 26S proteasome regulatory subunit rpn-1 has protein sequence MAPDADSSKAADKGKAIETPDDVKKDKDGKTVVNGKYEDKINSTEELSEEDQQLKNELDMLVERLTESDASLYKPALEAMKNFIKTSTSSMTAVPKPLKFLRPHYETMTKLYEAWPTGDNKVSLADVLSVIGMTFSDEDRQDTLKYRLLAPSQDISSWGHEYTRHLALEIGEVYAKRIAAEESTKDLVDLALVLVPLFLKSNAEADAVDLMSELEIIEQLPKFVDENTYARVCLYVVSMVNLLTYPENEQFLRVAHDIYKQYKQHTQAMVLAIRLNDSDMIYNEFEKIEDPALKKQLAFLIARQKILLPDPDTEDQELTECLGNIRLSEHFKSLGKELNILDPKTTEDIYKSHLESSRVAGMTNLDSARHNLAAAFVNAFVNAGFGNDKMMLVDDKESWVWKTKDEGMMSTVASMGTLLLWDVEAGLDKVDKYTYADEEQIQAGALLAIGIMNSGVRLDSEPAMALLCDPDKLHHKNPLVRIAAIMGLGLSYAGSNKLELLVELVPMITDSSLDMQISAMAALSCGLIFVGTSNDEVSEAIVNTLLDEDRRSQLTDKWTRFLALGLGLLFFGQQEEVDVILETLKAVDHPVGKPIAVLAEICAWAGTGAVLKIQELLHICNEHLEESEEKKGDELLQAYAVLGIGLIAMGEDVGQEMVLRHFGHLMHYGEANIRRAVPLAMGLVSPSNPQMKVYDTLSRYSHDNDNEVAINAIFAMGLLGAGTNNARLAQLLRQLASYYHRDQDSLFMVRIAQGLLHMGKGTMSISPFHTDRQILSRVSAAGLLAVLVTMLDAKSFITSNSHYLLYFLVTAMHPRFLVTLDEDLKPLTVNVRVGQAVDVVGQAGRPKTITGWQTQSTPVLLAYGERAELEDEEYISLSSTLEGLVILKKNPDWESGN, from the exons ATGGCGCCCGATGCCGATAGCTCCAAGGCTGCCGACAAGGGCAAAGCTATTGAGACGCCCGATGATGtgaagaaggacaaggatgGAAAGACGGTGGTGAATGGCAAGTACGAAGACAAGATCAACT CCACTGAGGAGTTGAGTGAAGAGGATCAGCAGCTTAAAAATGAGCTCGACATGCTTGTCGAGAGGCTCACG GAATCCGATGCATCTCTGTACAAGCCAGCCCTCGAGGCAATGAAGAACTTCATCAAGACGTCGACATCTTCCATGACGGCTGTGCCGAAACCTTTGAAGTTTCTCCGACCTCACTACGAGACGATGACGAAACTATACGAAGCATGGCCCACCGGCGACAACAAGGTGTCTCTGGCAGATGTGCTTTCGGTCATAGGCATGACCTTTTCCGATGAGGACCGCCAGGACACCCTCAAGTACCGGCTTTTGGCCCCTTCACAAGACATCAGCTCCTGGGGACATGAGTACACCCGTCACCTAGCTTTGGAGATTGGCGAGGTCTATGCCAAGAGGATAGCAGCAGAGGAGTCAACCAAGGACCTTGTCGACCTCGCCCTGGTTTTGGTACCTCTGTTCCTGAAAAGCAACGCAGAAGCCGACGCCGTGGATCTGATGAGCGAGCTCGAGATCATCGAGCAGCTTCCCAAGTTTGTCGACGAAAACACGTACGCGCGCGTCTGCCTGTACGTGGTCTCGATGGTAAATCTCCTCACTTACCCAGAGAACGAGCAGTTTTTACGAGTTGCGCACGATATCTACAAGCAGTACAAGCAACACACACAGGCAATGGTTCTCGCAATCAGGCTGAACGATTCGGACATGATCTACAACGAGTTTGAGAAGATCGAAGACCCCGCCCTCAAGAAGCAGTTGGCCTTCTTGATTGCGCGGCAAAAGATCCTGCTTCCCGACCCGGACACAGAGGACCAGGAACTGACTGAGTGTTTGGGTAACATCCGGCTTTCGGAGCACTTCAAATCACTGGGCAAGGAACTCAACATCCTGGACCCCAAGACTACCGAAGACATTTACAAGAGCCATCTTGAGAGCAGTCGTGTGGCTGGTATGACTAACCTGGACTCTGCCCGTCACAACTTGGCTGCAGCTTTCGTGAATGCTTTTGTCAACGCTGGGTTCGGTAACGACAAGATGATGCTCGTTGATGACAAGGAGAGCTGGGTTTGGAAGACCAAGGACGAAGGCATGATGTCGACGGTTGCATCCATGGGTACACTGCTTCTGTGGGATGTGGAGGCTGGATTGGACAAGGTTGACAAGTACACATACGCCGACGAGGAGCAGATCCAAGCCGGTGCCCTCCTTGCCATTGGAATCATGAACTCGGGAGTGCGGCTGGATTCTGAGCCTGCCATGGCTTTGCTGTGCGACCCGGACAAGCTGCACCACAAGAACCCTCTCGTCAGGATTGCAGCTATCATGGGCTTAGGATTATCATATGCGGGCTCTAACAAGCTTGAGCTGTTGGTTGAGCTCGTGCCCATGATCACTGATTCTTCACTAGACATGCAGATCTCGGCCATGGCAGCACTCTCGTGTGGTCTGATTTTTGTTGGCACATCTAATGATGAGGTCAGCGAAGCCATTGTCAACACTCTGCTTGATGAGGACAGGAGATCTCAGTTGACCGACAAGTGGACACGGTTCCTCGCTCTTGGTCTCGGTCTCCTTTTCTTTGGTCAGCAGGAAGAAGTGGACGTCATTCTGGAGACTTTGAAGGCTGTCGACCATCCTGTGGGCAAGCCCATCGCAGTCCTCGCAGAGATCTGCGCTTGGGCTGGCACTGGTGCTGTCCTCAAGATCCAGGAGCTCCTGCATATCTGCAACGAGCATCTTGAAGAGTCGGAGGAGAAGAAAGGCGATGAGCTTCTTCAGGCCTATGCTGTGCTTGGTATCGGCTTGATTGCCATGGGCGAGGATGTTGGCCAGGAGATGGTGTTGCGCCACTTTGGTCACCTGATGCACTATGGCGAGGCCAACATCAGGCGCGCGGTACCTCTGGCTATGGGTCTCGTCAGCCCAAGCAACCCTCAAATGAAGGTTTACGATACATTGTCGAGGTACTCTCACGACAATGACAACGAAGTGGCCATCAACGCCATCTTCGCCATGGGTCTCCTGGGTGCCGGAACGAACAACGCCCGCCTGGCTCAGCTGCTGAGGCAACTCGCAAGCTACTACCACCGCGACCAAGACTCTTTGTTCATGGTGAGGATTGCTCAAGGCCTGCTGCACATGGGCAAGGGCACCATGTCAATCAGCCCCTTTCATACCGACCGTCAAATCCTTTCAAGAGTATCGGCAGCCGGTCTGCTTGCCGTCTTGGTGACCATGCTCGACGCCAAGAGCTTCATCACCTCAAACTCTCACTACTTGCTTTACTTCTTGGTCACGGCTATGCACCCGCGCTTCTTGGTCACTCTTGACGAGGACCTGAAGCCCCTGACCGTCAACGTCAGAGTCGGTCAGGCCGTCGATGTTGTCGGCCAGGCCGGTAGACCCAAGACTATCACCGGATGGCAGACTCAGAGCACGCCAGTGCTCTTGGCTTACGGGGAGCGAGCCGAgctggaggacgaggagtaCATCAGCCTTAGCAGCACTTTAGAGGGACTCGTAATTTTGAAAAAG AATCCGGACTGGGAGAGTGGCAATTAA
- a CDS encoding DNA mismatch repair protein mutL: MLQITDNGCGIEKEDLPILCERFTTSKLQTFEDLSSIATYGFRGEALASISYIAHLTVTTKTKDSSCAWRAYYEGGKLAPTKPGQPADPKPVAGRQGTQITVEDLFYNVPSRRRAFRSFSDEYNKIIDMVGRYAVHCKGVAFSCKKHGESTTSIAVQAGATVSDRIRQIYGSSVANELIDFSTSDTRWGFKASGWCTNANHSVKKTTLLLFINNRCVESTNVKKSLEQTYAAFLPKNGHPFLYLSLEIDPQRVDVNVHPTKREVNFLNENEIIQAICENLRTRLAAVDTSRTFRTQTLLPAQDISTVGLTTPTNPRRDARAATASSAAKKLHTPARQYENNLVRTDTNARKITSMFAPVAGSSRSAAAATVTTPASTTQAAAASLAAPEAIEYETLERGVVPIKLASVKELRSAVREDMHHGLTDIFANHTFVGIVDERRRLAAIQGGVKLYLVDYGRASFEYFYQLGLTDFGNMGAICFSPPLDIRELIRVAAEREMSQRKDTSDETMVDVDEIVEKITNQLTKFGPMLLEYFNLEVTPTGELVSIPLLVKGYTPPIVKLPQFLFRLGPHNVDWTDEKACFESILRELASFYVPEQLPPTASIQDKGADENEAGDSSQPSPSPDEESEIPGTKAVDQTLETRRREVRWAVEHIIFPAFKARLVATNTLMKSGVLEVANLKGLYRVFERC; this comes from the coding sequence ATGCTGCAGATCACCGACAACGGCTGCGGCATCGAAAAGGAGGACCTGCCAATCCTGTGTGAGCGCTTCACCACCTCCAAGCTTCAGACCTTTGAGGATCTTTCTTCCATTGCAACCTACGGCTTCAGGGGTGAGGCGCTGGCAAGCATCAGTTACATCGCTCATCTTACCGTAACCACCAAGACCAAGGATTCCAGCTGTGCGTGGCGGGCGTATTATGAGGGTGGCAAGCTCGCTCCCACCAAGCCAGGCCAGCCTGCGGATCCCAAGCCCGTCGCAGGCAGGCAAGGCACCCAAATAACTGTAGAGGACCTCTTCTACAACGTccccagccgccgccgcgccttCAGGTCGTTCTCGGATGAGTACAATAAGATCATTGACATGGTCGGCCGCTACGCTGTCCACTGCAAGGGCGTGGCCTTTTCCTGTAAAAAGCATGGCGAGTCGACCACGAGCATTGCCGTCCAAGCCGGTGCTACGGTTTCAGATAGGATTCGGCAGATATACGGCAGCAGTGTCGCGAATGAGCTCATCGACTTCAGTACATCGGACACACGCTGGGGCTTCAAGGCGAGCGGTTGGTGTACCAACGCCAATCACAGTGTCAAAAAGACAACGCTGCTTCTTTTCATAAACAATCGCTGCGTCGAATCCACCAACGTCAAGAAGTCGCTAGAGCAGACCTATGCCGCGTTTTTGCCCAAGAACGGACACCCTTTTCTCTATCTGAGTCTGGAGATCGACCCTCAGCGCGTTGATGTAAATGTGCACCCGACCAAGCGAGAAGTCAATTTTCTCAACGAGAATGAAATAATTCAGGCAATCTGCGAAAACCTTCGCACTAGACTGGCCGCCGTCGATACCAGCCGCACTTTCAGGACCCAAACCCTACTCCCTGCACAGGACATCAGCACTGTAGGCTTAACCACACCCACCAATCCTCGCAGGGACGCAAGAGCAGCCACGGCGTCGTCCGCAGCAAAGAAACTTCACACTCCTGCTCGCCAATATGAGAATAATCTCGTTCGCACAGATACCAACGCTCGCAAGATAACCAGCATGTTTGCCCCAGTCGCTGGTTCATCCCgctcggcagcagcagccactgTCACCACACCTGCCAGCACAACTCAGGCAGCTGCTGCCTCACTTGCCGCACCGGAAGCCATTGAATACGAAACGTTGGAGCGAGGCGTGGTTCCTATCAAGCTGGCTTCCGTCAAAGAGCTCAGATCTGCCGTGCGCGAAGATATGCACCACGGGTTAACCGACATATTTGCTAATCACACGTTCGTCGGCATAGTAGATGAGCGGAGGCGCCTTGCCGCCATACAAGGTGGTGTGAAGCTGTATCTCGTAGACTATGGACGCGCCAGCTTCGAATACTTTTATCAGCTAGGGCTCACCGACTTTGGAAACATGGGTGCCATTTGCTTCTCACCGCCTCTAGATATTAGGGAGCTGATACGTGTCGCGGCTGAGCGTGAGATGAGCCAACGCAAGGATACCAGTGACGAGACGATGGTTGACGTTGACGAGATTGTGGAGAAGATAACCAATCAGCTAACCAAATTCGGCCCAATGCTCCTGGAGTACTTCAACCTCGAGGTCACTCCCACTGGCGAGCTGGTCAGCATACCGCTGCTTGTCAAGGGCTATACGCCGCCCATTGTCAAGCTGCCACAATTTCTGTTCCGTCTGGGACCACACAATGTCGACTGGACCGACGAAAAGGCGTGTTTCGAGTCAATACTGCGGGAGCTAGCCTCGTTCTACGTACCCGAACAATTACCACCAACTGCATCCATACAAGACAAAGGTGCGGATGAGAATGAGGCGGGCGACAGCAGCCAGCCCAGCCCCTCGCCTGATGAAGAATCAGAAATCCCCGGAACGAAAGCAGTTGATCAAACATTAGAGACTAGGAGGCGAGAGGTACGATGGGCTGTTGAGCACATCATTTTTCCAGCCTTCAAGGCTCGACTAGTGGCCACCAATACGCTAATGAAGTCTGGGGTCTTGGAGGTGGCCAACCTCAAGGGTCTATACAGAGTATTTGAGAGGTGCTGA